In Alkalidesulfovibrio alkalitolerans DSM 16529, one genomic interval encodes:
- a CDS encoding substrate-binding domain-containing protein: protein MIRILARLWPLLLALAMLPACSDERDVARIDFTKSISETRTPTDVDSSPRLRCAVSAMVSPKETHTIYVRLMDYLARHLDMDLEFVQRKTYAEVNELLMSRDLDVAMLCSGPFALAEDQLGVELVVTPVLGGSPFYQAYLIVGADNPAESLADLRGSVFAFTDPDSNTGRLVPLHWLAEIGETPENFFAETIFTYSHDNSVLAVARGLVDAASVDGLVWDYMAAHDPELVGRTRIIKKSQEFGAPPVVASLDLPVEKRQKLREILLTMHEDSEGRDILDGLHIDRFTAPDPAWYEAIREISRPARVKE from the coding sequence ATGATCCGAATCCTGGCGCGGCTTTGGCCGCTTCTTCTCGCTCTGGCCATGCTGCCCGCATGTTCCGACGAACGCGATGTGGCACGAATCGACTTCACAAAGAGCATCTCCGAAACCCGGACGCCGACGGACGTCGATTCCTCGCCGCGCTTGCGATGTGCCGTGTCGGCCATGGTCTCTCCCAAGGAGACGCACACCATCTACGTGCGGCTGATGGATTACCTGGCCCGGCATCTGGACATGGACCTGGAGTTCGTGCAGCGCAAGACCTACGCCGAAGTCAACGAACTGCTCATGAGCCGCGATCTGGACGTGGCCATGCTCTGCTCCGGGCCGTTCGCCCTGGCCGAGGACCAACTCGGGGTCGAACTCGTCGTCACGCCGGTGCTCGGCGGCTCCCCGTTCTACCAGGCCTATCTCATCGTGGGAGCGGACAATCCGGCCGAAAGCCTGGCCGATCTGCGCGGCAGTGTCTTCGCCTTCACCGACCCCGACTCCAACACCGGACGCCTCGTCCCGTTGCACTGGCTTGCGGAGATCGGCGAGACCCCCGAAAATTTCTTCGCCGAAACCATCTTCACCTACAGTCACGACAACTCCGTCCTGGCCGTGGCCAGAGGGCTCGTGGACGCCGCCTCGGTGGACGGGTTGGTATGGGATTACATGGCGGCGCACGATCCGGAACTGGTCGGCCGGACCAGGATCATCAAGAAGTCTCAGGAATTTGGCGCGCCGCCCGTGGTCGCCTCCCTCGATCTGCCCGTTGAAAAACGGCAAAAGCTGCGCGAAATTCTCCTGACCATGCACGAAGACTCCGAAGGTCGGGACATTCTCGACGGGCTGCACATCGACCGCTTCACTGCTCCCGATCCCGCATGGTACGAGGCCATCCGGGAGATCAGCCGCCCGGCGCGGGTGAAGGAGTAG
- the trxC gene encoding thioredoxin TrxC: MVHIPCPSCGAVNRADPARLDSAVCGRCKAPLSLNTPMELTSGSFDAQVGRSGLPVLVDFWAPWCGPCRTMAPAFAEAARLLTPGVRLAKVNTEAEPELGRAYGIQSIPTMVLFRDGREVSRVSGAMSARQIVDFVRSAIG, encoded by the coding sequence ATGGTGCACATTCCCTGTCCCTCCTGCGGCGCGGTGAACCGCGCCGATCCCGCGCGGCTGGACTCGGCCGTCTGCGGCCGCTGCAAGGCCCCCCTTTCCCTGAACACGCCCATGGAGCTGACCTCCGGCTCCTTCGACGCCCAGGTGGGCCGCTCGGGCCTGCCCGTGCTGGTGGACTTCTGGGCTCCGTGGTGCGGCCCCTGCCGGACGATGGCTCCGGCCTTCGCCGAGGCGGCGCGGCTGCTCACGCCCGGCGTCAGGCTGGCCAAGGTCAACACCGAGGCCGAGCCGGAGCTGGGCCGGGCCTACGGCATCCAGTCCATCCCGACCATGGTGCTCTTCCGGGACGGCCGCGAGGTCTCGCGCGTTTCCGGTGCCATGAGCGCGCGGCAGATCGTGGACTTCGTGCGCTCGGCCATCGGCTGA
- a CDS encoding heavy metal translocating P-type ATPase gives MTVPGPAFAIAHELPGRIRFRPALPGPGIDGDTLLERLCSLSGVGEATFSPRTGSLLIRFSPDAATREAVLRTVAASGLDAIRQEAARLSRGRDKTPREAACVLAVRPCAAKAEPGSDIAPVRQGRLGGLLQGIGMVARFLLMRSFMPPAVRGAMTFYRAWPYLKKGLGSLSRGHLGVDVLDATAIAISLARRDYRSAMTVVVMLGIGEFLESWTRKRSREDLAEALHLDDGVAWVRVDGVEVSKPASDLVPDDLVVVRTGSAVPVDGIVEEGEAMVNQSTLTGEPLAVRRTAGASVFAGTVVEDGVIVIRTRQAGGETRLRRMLAAIEDSERSKAMIQGRAERLADAVVPLSLGLAGGAYLLTRDPTRAASVLLVDYSCAIKLATPLAVLAAMRQAAGAGALIKGGRFMEVLATADVALFDKTGTLTEARPSVQAVLPVKGRDARDLLRLAACLEEHFPHPVARAVVRKADEEGLTHKEEHAEVQYIAAHGIASMIHGQRVLLGSAHFVHEDEGIPPFPAAMLKKAKTSGGCSVLHMAIGGEPAGLILLDDPIRPEAADVVAALRARGIERIVMVTGDGQEAAETAARAAGIDEVRARMLPEDKRSLVRELKAAGHVVAVIGDGVNDSWALSEADVGVSLSQAADVAREVCDVLLTGHDLRALPVAIDISRAALARISLNFRLIVGLNSGLLLMGLLGLLRPAASALLHNLGTVLAALNAVRPLALPAPRACTPTEDTP, from the coding sequence ATGACCGTGCCTGGTCCGGCCTTCGCCATCGCCCACGAATTGCCCGGCCGGATACGCTTTCGTCCGGCCCTGCCCGGCCCGGGCATCGACGGCGACACCCTGCTGGAGCGGTTGTGCTCCCTTTCCGGGGTCGGCGAGGCGACTTTCTCGCCACGCACGGGCAGTCTTCTGATCCGTTTCAGTCCGGACGCGGCAACACGCGAGGCTGTGCTGCGCACCGTGGCCGCAAGCGGTCTCGACGCGATCAGGCAGGAGGCCGCACGTCTTTCGCGCGGGCGCGATAAAACGCCCCGCGAGGCCGCCTGCGTCCTGGCCGTTCGGCCCTGCGCGGCAAAGGCCGAGCCGGGGAGCGACATCGCCCCCGTGCGCCAAGGTCGGCTCGGCGGCCTTTTGCAGGGCATCGGCATGGTCGCTCGTTTCCTGCTCATGCGCTCGTTCATGCCTCCTGCCGTGCGCGGGGCCATGACCTTTTATCGTGCCTGGCCCTATCTGAAAAAAGGCCTGGGCTCGCTCTCGCGGGGCCATCTCGGCGTGGATGTGCTCGACGCCACGGCCATCGCCATCTCCCTTGCCCGGCGTGATTACCGCTCGGCCATGACCGTGGTCGTGATGCTGGGCATCGGCGAATTCCTGGAGTCGTGGACGCGCAAGCGTTCGCGCGAGGATCTGGCCGAGGCGCTGCATCTGGACGACGGGGTGGCCTGGGTGCGCGTGGACGGGGTGGAAGTCTCCAAGCCCGCCTCCGATCTCGTGCCGGACGATCTTGTGGTCGTACGCACCGGCTCGGCCGTGCCTGTGGACGGTATCGTCGAGGAAGGCGAGGCCATGGTCAACCAGTCCACCCTCACGGGCGAGCCGCTGGCGGTGCGGCGCACGGCCGGGGCCTCGGTCTTCGCGGGCACCGTCGTCGAGGACGGCGTGATCGTGATCCGCACCCGCCAGGCCGGAGGCGAAACCAGGCTTCGTCGCATGCTCGCGGCCATCGAGGATTCAGAGCGCTCCAAGGCCATGATCCAGGGCCGGGCCGAGCGCTTGGCCGATGCCGTGGTGCCGCTCAGCCTGGGCCTTGCGGGCGGCGCCTATCTCCTGACCCGCGACCCGACGCGCGCAGCCTCGGTGCTGCTCGTGGACTATTCCTGCGCCATCAAGCTGGCCACGCCCCTGGCCGTGCTTGCGGCCATGCGCCAGGCGGCCGGAGCCGGAGCGCTCATCAAGGGCGGTCGGTTCATGGAGGTTTTGGCCACGGCCGATGTTGCCTTGTTCGACAAAACCGGCACCCTGACCGAGGCCAGACCCTCGGTGCAAGCCGTTTTGCCCGTCAAGGGCCGCGACGCCCGCGACCTCTTGCGCCTCGCGGCCTGCCTGGAGGAGCACTTCCCGCACCCCGTGGCCCGCGCCGTGGTGCGCAAGGCCGATGAGGAAGGGCTGACGCACAAGGAGGAGCACGCCGAGGTGCAGTACATCGCGGCCCACGGCATCGCCTCCATGATCCACGGCCAGCGGGTTCTTCTGGGCAGCGCCCATTTCGTGCACGAAGACGAGGGAATACCGCCTTTTCCAGCCGCCATGCTCAAGAAAGCCAAAACGAGCGGTGGCTGTTCCGTGCTGCACATGGCCATCGGCGGTGAACCCGCCGGCCTCATCCTGCTCGACGATCCCATCCGGCCCGAGGCGGCGGACGTGGTGGCGGCGCTTCGAGCGCGCGGCATCGAGCGAATCGTCATGGTCACGGGCGACGGCCAGGAAGCGGCCGAGACGGCGGCCCGGGCGGCAGGCATCGACGAGGTGCGCGCACGCATGCTGCCCGAGGACAAACGCTCCCTGGTGCGCGAGTTGAAGGCCGCGGGCCACGTGGTCGCCGTGATAGGCGACGGGGTCAACGATTCCTGGGCGCTCTCCGAAGCCGACGTCGGCGTCTCGCTCTCCCAGGCAGCGGACGTGGCCCGCGAGGTCTGCGACGTGTTGCTCACGGGGCACGATCTGCGCGCCTTGCCCGTGGCCATCGATATCTCACGCGCGGCGCTGGCCCGCATCTCGCTCAACTTCCGGCTGATCGTCGGCCTCAATTCCGGACTTTTGCTCATGGGCCTGCTCGGTCTGCTCCGACCGGCGGCCTCGGCCCTGTTGCACAACCTGGGGACGGTGCTTGCGGCCCTGAACGCAGTGCGTCCGCTGGCCCTGCCCGCGCCGCGCGCATGCACCCCCACGGAGGACACGCCATGA
- a CDS encoding HMA2 domain-containing protein gives MTRTRLHTLPGRIRLRHPALRDQARAEDARARLAAVPHVSQVSASPRTGSLLVRHAPGKDVKLLAALDKLMAELDAAPGCAAVGGKGAKRPVWPRYAKFGMMASLSTSLLLAALGRERAHIVTGLVFAACLSGHLTHHRKRLTL, from the coding sequence ATGACCCGGACACGACTGCACACCCTGCCCGGCAGAATCCGGCTGCGCCATCCCGCGCTGCGCGATCAGGCTCGGGCCGAGGACGCGCGGGCGCGGCTGGCTGCCGTGCCGCACGTCTCGCAGGTTTCGGCCTCGCCACGCACGGGCAGCCTGCTCGTGCGCCACGCCCCGGGCAAGGACGTGAAGCTTCTGGCCGCGCTGGACAAGCTTATGGCCGAGCTCGACGCCGCGCCCGGCTGCGCCGCCGTGGGCGGCAAGGGGGCCAAGCGCCCCGTCTGGCCGCGCTACGCCAAGTTCGGGATGATGGCCTCGCTGTCCACGAGTCTCTTGCTCGCCGCCCTGGGGCGGGAGCGGGCGCACATCGTGACGGGGCTCGTCTTCGCGGCCTGCCTCTCGGGCCACCTTACGCACCACCGCAAGCGGCTGACGCTGTAA
- a CDS encoding sigma 54-interacting transcriptional regulator — protein MQARATLKGSLLLAIIMLVVGSTLLVAVLASQRYGASLRQAMTAQSRIQAHSLALQAADPALTNDLVGLQRLFDQQRAAHPDIAYVFMLRDGRVLAHTFAHGIPVGLIAANAVQDDEQDSIREVAAQDGRLLLDLAVPVFEGKAGVLRVGFHEGLLEHRMRELWVDIALVTSGILAVAVLGGLLFVRRITRPLARLIDGFKAVEGGQPKVRVTADDYEELRALTDSFNGMAQRVTEYTARLERQALDLDRAHHQMRTSCEIAKQAGSLGRSQEIASFLIDKLRQILPCQAMSLIVAPPGEAAYVLSERSMLRVHTATTLEKLHRAIDNLPEDRISKDVDMLPSSLLPIECGPNCLQSAMPMLNEGRRVGALVVACAGGCSCTPDEHQVVRLVLSHTSGMLLRAVRHEEDMRRLSGDREQKFFQGLMGRSPAMQGIYRLIENVAGSDATVLIQGESGTGKELAAKAVHDLSPRRDKPFVVINCSAYPETLLESELFGHEKGAFTGAIKQRLGRFEQADGGTVFLDEIGEIPAASQVKLLRVLQSQTFERLGGEKSISVDVRVLAATNRDLLDEVREGRFREDLYYRLDVVSLRMPPLRERGNDVSLLANHFLEVYTAEHGKAIDGFSTAAMKLLLDYDWPGNVRELQNVVEQATVLCSGGQITPEHLPTRLSEAMAASAPRRTLQTHERDVLVETLERCGWNKKLAAETLGISRSALYAKIKRYAIETPAA, from the coding sequence ATGCAGGCCCGCGCGACGCTCAAGGGCTCGCTCCTTCTGGCGATCATCATGCTCGTCGTCGGGAGCACCTTGCTCGTTGCCGTTCTGGCGTCGCAGCGCTACGGCGCGAGCCTTCGCCAGGCCATGACCGCCCAGTCGCGCATCCAGGCACATTCCCTGGCGCTCCAGGCCGCCGATCCGGCCTTGACCAACGATCTCGTGGGGCTGCAACGCCTGTTCGACCAGCAGCGCGCGGCGCACCCCGACATCGCCTACGTCTTCATGCTTCGCGACGGCCGCGTCCTGGCCCACACCTTCGCCCATGGCATTCCGGTCGGCCTGATCGCGGCCAATGCGGTGCAGGATGATGAGCAGGACAGCATCCGCGAGGTTGCGGCCCAGGATGGACGCCTGCTTCTCGACCTGGCCGTGCCGGTCTTCGAAGGCAAGGCCGGGGTGCTCCGGGTCGGATTCCACGAAGGGCTGCTGGAACACCGCATGCGCGAGTTGTGGGTCGACATCGCCCTGGTCACGAGCGGTATTTTGGCTGTGGCCGTGCTCGGCGGGCTGCTTTTCGTGCGTCGCATCACGCGACCGCTCGCGCGGCTCATCGACGGTTTTAAGGCCGTCGAGGGAGGCCAGCCCAAGGTGCGCGTCACAGCCGACGACTACGAGGAACTCCGCGCCTTGACCGACTCCTTCAACGGCATGGCGCAACGTGTGACGGAATACACGGCCCGCCTCGAACGCCAAGCGCTCGATCTCGACCGCGCGCACCATCAGATGCGCACCTCGTGCGAGATCGCCAAGCAGGCCGGATCGCTCGGCCGCTCTCAGGAGATTGCCTCCTTCCTCATCGACAAACTGCGGCAGATCCTGCCCTGCCAGGCCATGAGCCTGATCGTGGCCCCGCCTGGCGAAGCCGCCTATGTCTTGAGCGAGCGTTCAATGCTGCGCGTACACACAGCCACGACGCTGGAAAAGCTGCACCGCGCCATCGACAACCTGCCTGAGGATCGCATCAGCAAGGACGTGGATATGCTGCCGTCGAGCCTTCTGCCCATCGAATGCGGCCCGAACTGTTTGCAGTCCGCCATGCCCATGCTCAACGAAGGCCGCCGCGTGGGAGCGCTTGTTGTCGCTTGCGCGGGCGGCTGCTCCTGTACTCCGGACGAGCACCAGGTTGTCAGGCTCGTGCTTTCGCACACCTCGGGCATGCTGCTTCGTGCCGTTCGCCACGAGGAAGACATGCGGCGTCTCTCCGGAGACCGGGAACAGAAGTTTTTCCAAGGACTCATGGGCCGCTCGCCCGCCATGCAGGGCATCTACCGGCTCATCGAGAACGTGGCCGGGTCCGACGCCACGGTGCTGATCCAGGGCGAATCGGGGACTGGCAAGGAATTGGCAGCCAAGGCGGTGCATGATCTTTCGCCGCGTCGTGACAAGCCTTTCGTGGTCATCAACTGTTCAGCCTATCCCGAGACGCTTCTCGAAAGCGAGCTTTTCGGCCACGAGAAAGGGGCCTTCACCGGGGCGATCAAGCAGCGCCTGGGGCGCTTCGAGCAGGCAGACGGGGGCACGGTTTTCCTGGATGAAATCGGCGAGATCCCGGCCGCGTCCCAGGTCAAGCTGCTGCGCGTGCTGCAGTCGCAAACCTTTGAACGCCTTGGGGGCGAAAAATCTATCTCCGTGGACGTGCGGGTGCTTGCGGCCACCAATCGCGATCTGCTCGACGAGGTGCGCGAGGGACGGTTCAGGGAAGATCTCTACTACCGTCTGGATGTCGTCTCCTTGCGCATGCCGCCGCTGCGCGAGCGAGGCAATGACGTGAGCCTCCTCGCCAACCATTTTCTCGAAGTCTATACGGCTGAACACGGCAAGGCCATTGACGGGTTCAGCACAGCAGCCATGAAGCTCCTGCTGGACTACGATTGGCCAGGGAACGTCCGTGAACTGCAAAACGTAGTCGAGCAGGCCACGGTGCTTTGCTCGGGCGGGCAGATCACCCCTGAGCACCTGCCCACGCGCCTGTCCGAGGCGATGGCGGCCTCTGCCCCGCGCCGCACTCTCCAGACCCACGAGAGGGACGTTCTCGTGGAAACGCTCGAACGGTGCGGCTGGAACAAGAAGCTCGCGGCCGAGACCCTGGGCATCAGCCGTAGCGCGCTGTACGCCAAGATCAAGAGATACGCCATCGAAACCCCTGCCGCCTGA
- a CDS encoding HMA2 domain-containing protein, translating to MDIDLLLALRPHVRLVSHLPGRVRLRAAPTLSVLPEAGRLDELSGAEGLRAVRVNRLTGSVLIEYDEARLSPDLVQALFASPDPGEARRAALLLWPA from the coding sequence GTGGACATCGATCTTCTGCTCGCGCTCAGGCCCCACGTGCGCCTGGTCAGCCATTTGCCAGGCCGAGTCAGGCTGCGCGCCGCGCCGACACTTTCCGTCCTACCCGAGGCCGGACGCCTGGACGAGCTTTCCGGGGCCGAAGGGCTTAGGGCCGTGCGGGTGAACCGCCTGACCGGCTCGGTGCTCATCGAATACGACGAGGCGCGGCTTTCCCCGGACCTCGTGCAGGCGCTCTTCGCCTCCCCCGATCCCGGCGAGGCCCGCCGCGCCGCGCTGCTGCTCTGGCCCGCTTGA